Proteins from a genomic interval of Cheilinus undulatus linkage group 15, ASM1832078v1, whole genome shotgun sequence:
- the rprma gene encoding protein reprimo A, with translation MNNTGLNQTEAGLLNRTEEFFCCNFSSVVTDNGFVAAAPDERSLFIMRVVQIAVMCVLSLTVVFGIFFLGCNLLIKSEGMINFLVTDRRPSKEAEAVIVGAY, from the coding sequence ATGAATAACACCGGGCTCAACCAGACGGAGGCTGGACTGCTCAACAGGACGGAGGAGTTCTTCTGCTGCAACTTTTCCTCCGTGGTGACTGATAATGGCTTCGTGGCTGCAGCTCCGGATGAGAGGAGCCTCTTCATCATGAGGGTGGTCCAGATCGCCGTTATGTGCGTTTTGTCCCTCACTGTGGTGTTTGGCATATTTTTCCTCGGATGCAACCTGCTCATAAAGTCAGAGGGGATGATCAACTTTTTGGTAACGGACAGGAGACCGTCTAAAGAGGCGGAAGCAGTCATTGTTGGAGCCTACTGA